In Streptococcus uberis, a single window of DNA contains:
- a CDS encoding ZIP family metal transporter, which yields MNWLHQQNPVFLAFLAGLFTWVCTIFGAAIVFFFKRISRKLLDTMMGFAAGVMIAASFWSLLAPSIDFAKADYGSLAWIPAAVGFSFGALFLRAIDAIVPHLHLDKELSQMEGIQPDKKLSKTALLFLAITIHNIPEGLAVGVTFGALSQGNMTQAALIGALSLALGIGLQNIPEGAALSIPIRADGKSRLKAFYWGSMSAIVEPIGAVIGAALVIMMLPILPYALSFAAGAMLFVVVEELIPESQTNGNTDLATMGLMLGFVIMMVMDVALG from the coding sequence ATGAACTGGTTACATCAGCAAAATCCAGTCTTTTTAGCCTTTTTAGCAGGTCTCTTTACATGGGTCTGTACAATTTTTGGAGCCGCTATCGTATTTTTTTTCAAAAGAATTAGTCGAAAATTGCTAGATACCATGATGGGCTTTGCCGCTGGAGTCATGATAGCGGCATCATTTTGGTCCTTATTGGCTCCTTCGATTGACTTTGCTAAGGCGGATTATGGTTCTCTAGCCTGGATACCAGCAGCAGTTGGTTTTTCATTTGGTGCTTTATTTTTGAGAGCCATCGACGCTATTGTCCCCCACTTGCATTTGGATAAAGAGTTATCACAAATGGAAGGGATACAACCTGATAAAAAATTGTCCAAAACAGCCTTGCTTTTTTTAGCAATCACTATTCATAATATACCAGAAGGATTGGCTGTTGGTGTCACTTTTGGTGCACTATCACAAGGGAATATGACACAAGCAGCTTTGATAGGTGCTTTAAGTCTCGCACTTGGAATTGGTTTACAAAATATACCAGAAGGAGCGGCACTCTCTATTCCAATTAGAGCCGATGGGAAATCACGCCTTAAAGCCTTTTATTGGGGGTCCATGTCTGCCATTGTTGAACCTATTGGTGCAGTCATTGGCGCTGCCTTAGTGATTATGATGTTGCCCATTTTACCTTATGCTTTGTCTTTTGCAGCGGGAGCCATGCTTTTTGTAGTTGTCGAAGAATTAATTCCTGAATCTCAAACAAACGGTAATACAGACTTGGCCACAATGGGATTGATGCTTGGTTTTGTTATTATGATGGTCATGGATGTTGCATTAGGATAA